The Methylobacterium currus genome contains a region encoding:
- a CDS encoding histone deacetylase family protein — protein MSTLYLCHPASLDHDTPPGHPERADRIRVIERALEDERFAALVREQAPLADLAVAGLAHPENYVAAIAAAAPDEGLVALDSDTVMSRGSLEAARRALGAAVRAVDEVMEGRVANAFAAMRPPGHHAERERAMGFCLFNTAAVAARHARKHHGAARVALVDWDVHHGNGSQDIFWDDRNVLYASTHEMPLYPGTGAASERGEHDTIVNVPLHAGDDGDTFREAFAHGVLPRLDAFRPDLIVISAGFDAHWRDPLANLKLTEADFAWATRELMEIADRRCGGRVVSLLEGGYDLIGLSKSVAAHVETLMGH, from the coding sequence ATGTCGACGCTGTATCTCTGCCATCCGGCCTCCCTCGACCACGACACGCCGCCGGGACATCCGGAGCGGGCCGACCGCATCCGGGTGATCGAGCGGGCGTTGGAGGACGAGCGCTTCGCCGCCCTGGTCCGCGAGCAGGCGCCGCTCGCCGACCTCGCGGTGGCGGGCCTCGCGCATCCGGAGAACTACGTCGCGGCGATCGCCGCGGCGGCGCCGGACGAGGGCCTGGTGGCGCTCGATTCCGACACGGTGATGTCGCGGGGCTCCCTGGAGGCGGCGCGCCGGGCGCTCGGGGCCGCGGTGCGGGCGGTCGACGAGGTGATGGAGGGCCGTGTTGCCAACGCCTTCGCGGCGATGCGCCCGCCTGGCCACCACGCCGAGCGCGAGCGCGCCATGGGCTTCTGCCTGTTCAACACCGCGGCGGTGGCGGCACGCCATGCGCGCAAGCACCACGGCGCCGCCCGGGTGGCGCTCGTCGACTGGGACGTCCATCACGGCAACGGCTCGCAGGACATCTTTTGGGACGATCGCAACGTCCTCTACGCCTCGACCCACGAGATGCCGCTCTATCCGGGCACCGGCGCGGCGTCCGAGCGCGGCGAGCACGACACGATCGTCAACGTGCCGCTGCATGCGGGCGACGACGGCGACACGTTCCGGGAGGCCTTCGCCCATGGCGTGCTGCCGCGCCTCGACGCGTTCCGGCCCGACCTGATCGTGATCTCGGCCGGGTTCGACGCGCATTGGCGCGACCCGCTCGCCAACCTGAAGCTCACCGAGGCCGACTTCGCCTGGGCGACCCGGGAGCTGATGGAGATCGCCGACCGCCGCTGCGGCGGCCGGGTGGTGTCGCTGCTGGAGGGCGGCTACGACCTCATCGGGCTGTCGAAGTCGGTCGCCGCCCATGTCGAGACGCTGATGGGGCACTGA